The Arachis hypogaea cultivar Tifrunner chromosome 16, arahy.Tifrunner.gnm2.J5K5, whole genome shotgun sequence genome contains a region encoding:
- the LOC112754870 gene encoding uncharacterized protein — MANQPETTSSATPIQNTEDQVASATSTVNLVDSLEKQYLKIKEHAETYPYVWASYIVVYGGFGLWAAYRWRKLRKTEDRVRNLQEKLRKLVEAEESATSTKVVEKGSTSSEKPSK, encoded by the coding sequence ATGGCAAATCAGCCAGAAACAACAAGTTCCGCCACACCGATCCAGAATACTGAGGATCAAGTAGCAAGTGCCACTTCTACTGTGAACTTGGTAGATTCATTGGAGAAACAGTATCTCAAAATCAAAGAGCACGCAGAAACCTACCCTTACGTATGGGCTTCCTATATTGTTGTATATGGTGGCTTTGGTCTATGGGCTGCATATAGATGGAGAAAGCTCCGCAAAACCGAGGACAGAGTAAGGAATCttcaagagaaactaagaaagcTTGTTGAAGCTGAAGAATCTGCTACTTCTACCAAAGTGGTTGAAAAGGGTTCTACATCTTCTGAAAAGCCTTCCAAGTAG